In Mycobacterium gallinarum, a single window of DNA contains:
- a CDS encoding homoserine dehydrogenase yields MSTEEKPIGVAVLGYGNVGSQVVRIIEESAQDLAARIGAPLVLRGIGVRRVADDRGVPVDMLTDNIDELVSRDDVDIVVELMGPVEPARKAILSALEQGKSVVTANKALMAVSTGELAQAAEHAHVDLYFEAAVAGAIPVIRPLTQSLAGDTVIRVAGIVNGTTNYILSEMDSTGADYAAALADASALGYAEADPTADVEGYDAAAKAAILASIAFHTRVTAEDVYREGITKVTSADFVSARALGCTIKLLAICERLTTDEGQQRVSARVYPALVPLTHPLASVNGAFNAVVVEAEAAGRLMFYGQGAGGAPTASAVMGDLVMAARNRVQGGRGPRESKYAKLPISPIGFIPTRYYVSMNVADRPGVLSAVAAEFGKREVSIAEVRQEGMVDPEGQRCGARIVVVTHQATDAALSETVEALADLDVVEGINSVLRLEGTSE; encoded by the coding sequence ATGAGCACCGAGGAAAAGCCCATCGGCGTAGCGGTCCTGGGTTACGGCAACGTGGGTAGCCAGGTCGTACGCATCATCGAGGAGAGTGCGCAGGACCTCGCGGCCCGCATCGGTGCCCCCTTGGTGCTGCGTGGTATCGGAGTGCGCCGCGTCGCCGACGACCGAGGCGTCCCAGTCGACATGCTGACCGACAACATCGACGAACTCGTGTCGCGAGACGACGTCGACATCGTCGTCGAGCTGATGGGGCCGGTCGAACCCGCGCGCAAGGCCATCCTGTCCGCTCTCGAGCAGGGCAAGTCCGTCGTCACCGCCAACAAGGCGCTGATGGCCGTATCCACCGGCGAATTGGCCCAGGCGGCCGAACACGCCCACGTCGACTTGTATTTCGAGGCGGCCGTGGCCGGTGCTATCCCCGTCATCCGTCCGCTGACCCAATCGCTTGCGGGTGACACCGTGATCCGGGTCGCCGGCATCGTGAACGGCACCACGAACTACATCCTCTCCGAGATGGACAGCACGGGCGCTGACTACGCCGCAGCGCTGGCCGATGCGAGCGCGCTCGGCTACGCCGAGGCGGATCCGACCGCCGACGTCGAGGGATATGACGCCGCCGCCAAGGCTGCGATCCTCGCCTCGATCGCCTTCCACACCCGTGTAACCGCCGAAGACGTGTACCGCGAGGGCATTACGAAGGTCACCTCGGCCGACTTCGTCTCGGCGCGCGCACTCGGCTGCACGATCAAGTTGCTCGCGATCTGCGAGCGGCTCACCACAGACGAAGGGCAGCAGCGGGTTTCGGCCCGCGTCTACCCGGCGCTGGTGCCACTGACCCACCCCCTCGCCTCGGTCAACGGCGCCTTCAACGCGGTCGTCGTCGAGGCCGAGGCCGCGGGACGGCTGATGTTCTACGGCCAGGGTGCCGGTGGAGCCCCGACCGCCTCCGCGGTGATGGGTGATCTGGTGATGGCCGCGCGAAACCGAGTGCAGGGTGGCCGAGGCCCGCGGGAGTCCAAGTACGCCAAGCTGCCGATCTCGCCCATCGGCTTCATCCCCACCCGGTACTACGTGAGCATGAACGTCGCCGACCGTCCCGGTGTGTTGTCAGCTGTGGCAGCCGAATTCGGTAAGCGTGAGGTCAGCATCGCCGAAGTGCGCCAGGAGGGCATGGTCGACCCAGAAGGCCAACGGTGCGGCGCGCGCATCGTCGTCGTCACCCACCAGGCGACCGACGCCGCACTTTCCGAAACCGTCGAGGCGCTGGCCGACCTCGATGTCGTGGAGGGCATCAACAGCGTGCTTCGACTGGAAGGAACCAGCGAATGA
- the thrC gene encoding threonine synthase, with protein sequence MSDDPLARRAVSTVPPKAVHQPWPGLIAAYRDRLPVEDNWTPITLHEGGTPLLPAPRLSELTGCTVHLKVEGLNPTGSFKDRGMTMAVTEAVARGQQAVLCASTGNTSASAAAYAARAGITCAVLIPQGKIAMGKLAQAVMHGAKIIQIDGNFDDCLELARKLTNDYPTVSLVNSVNPFRIEGQKTAAFEIIDALGAAPDVHSLPVGNAGNITAYWKGYQEYHRDGISDRLPRMLGTQAAGAAPLVLGEPVTNPETIATAIRIGSPASWATAVEAREQSDGRFVAATDEEILAAYHLVARTEGVFVEPASAASIAGLLKSIEDGWVAKGSMVVCTVTGNGLKDPDTALKGMPVVTPLPVDPSAVAEMLGLV encoded by the coding sequence ATGAGCGATGATCCGCTTGCGCGACGAGCAGTGAGCACAGTCCCGCCAAAGGCCGTTCATCAACCCTGGCCCGGGTTGATCGCCGCCTATCGAGATCGCCTTCCGGTCGAGGACAACTGGACACCGATCACATTGCACGAGGGCGGTACGCCGCTGCTGCCCGCGCCTCGACTGTCCGAATTGACCGGCTGCACCGTGCATTTGAAGGTCGAGGGCCTCAACCCGACGGGTTCCTTCAAGGACCGGGGTATGACGATGGCCGTCACCGAGGCCGTCGCTCGCGGCCAGCAGGCGGTGCTGTGCGCGTCCACCGGCAACACCTCCGCGTCGGCGGCTGCCTACGCGGCCAGGGCGGGTATCACCTGCGCCGTGCTGATTCCCCAGGGCAAGATCGCGATGGGCAAGCTCGCCCAGGCCGTCATGCACGGCGCGAAGATCATCCAGATCGACGGCAACTTCGACGATTGCCTCGAGTTGGCGCGCAAGCTGACCAACGACTATCCGACGGTGTCGCTCGTCAACTCGGTCAACCCGTTCCGCATCGAGGGACAGAAGACCGCCGCATTCGAGATCATCGACGCTCTCGGCGCCGCACCGGACGTGCATTCTCTGCCCGTGGGCAACGCGGGGAACATCACCGCGTACTGGAAGGGCTACCAGGAATACCACCGCGACGGGATTTCCGACCGACTGCCACGCATGTTGGGCACGCAGGCCGCGGGCGCCGCACCCTTGGTGCTAGGTGAGCCGGTGACCAATCCCGAGACGATCGCCACGGCCATTCGGATCGGCTCACCCGCGTCGTGGGCGACGGCCGTCGAGGCCCGGGAGCAGTCCGACGGTCGATTCGTCGCCGCCACCGACGAGGAGATCCTCGCCGCCTATCACCTGGTGGCCCGCACCGAGGGCGTGTTCGTCGAGCCCGCCTCGGCCGCGAGCATCGCCGGGCTGCTCAAGTCGATCGAGGACGGCTGGGTCGCCAAAGGCTCGATGGTGGTGTGCACGGTCACCGGAAATGGGCTCAAGGATCCCGACACGGCGCTCAAAGGCATGCCGGTCGTGACCCCGCTACCAGTCGACCCGTCAGCCGTGGCCGAGATGCTGGGCCTGGTCTAG
- the rpmE gene encoding 50S ribosomal protein L31: MKSGIHPDYADTTVICGCGNTFTTRSTKKGGQIHVEVCSQCHPFYTGKQKILDSGGRVARFEKRYGKRAGASAATGSNKGAGDKSAETSTDN; encoded by the coding sequence ATGAAATCAGGCATTCATCCTGACTACGCCGACACCACGGTGATCTGCGGCTGCGGTAACACGTTCACCACCCGCAGCACCAAGAAGGGCGGCCAGATCCACGTCGAGGTCTGCTCGCAGTGCCACCCCTTCTACACCGGCAAGCAGAAGATCCTCGACAGCGGCGGCCGTGTGGCCCGCTTCGAGAAGCGCTACGGCAAGCGAGCCGGGGCGAGCGCAGCGACGGGATCAAACAAGGGCGCGGGCGACAAGTCGGCCGAAACAAGCACAGACAACTAG
- the prfA gene encoding peptide chain release factor 1 produces MADTAPVIEALLAEHADLERQLSDPNLHADASAARKVGRRFAQVSPIVATYRKLEAARGDLDAARELAADDESFAAEVPELEATVEQLDTQLTDQLSPRDPHDADDIVLEVKSGEGGEESALFAADLARMYTRYAERHGWSVTMLDETTSDLGGYKDATLSIRSKGDTADGVWSRLKFEGGVHRVQRVPVTESQGRVHTSAAGVLVYPEPEEVEEVQIDESDLRIDVYRSSGKGGQGVNTTDSAVRITHLPTGIVVTCQNERSQLQNKARALQVLAARLQALAEEQAQADASADRASQIRTVDRSERIRTYNYPENRIADHRINFKAHNLDQVLDGDLDALFDALATADKQSRLQQA; encoded by the coding sequence ATGGCCGACACGGCACCCGTGATCGAGGCATTGCTCGCCGAGCACGCCGACCTCGAGCGCCAGCTCTCCGATCCCAACCTGCATGCGGATGCGTCTGCCGCGCGGAAGGTCGGCCGCCGGTTCGCCCAGGTTTCGCCGATCGTCGCTACCTACCGCAAGCTCGAGGCTGCCCGCGGCGATCTCGACGCTGCACGGGAACTGGCCGCCGACGACGAGTCGTTCGCCGCCGAGGTGCCCGAACTGGAGGCCACCGTCGAGCAACTCGACACCCAGCTGACCGATCAACTCTCACCCCGCGACCCGCACGACGCCGACGACATCGTTCTCGAGGTGAAGTCCGGTGAGGGAGGCGAGGAGTCGGCACTGTTCGCCGCCGACCTGGCGCGTATGTACACCCGCTACGCTGAGCGGCACGGCTGGTCCGTCACCATGCTCGACGAGACCACCTCCGACCTGGGTGGCTACAAGGACGCGACGCTGTCGATCAGGAGCAAGGGCGATACGGCCGACGGGGTGTGGTCGCGCCTCAAGTTCGAGGGCGGCGTGCACCGTGTGCAGCGGGTGCCGGTGACCGAGTCGCAGGGCCGCGTGCACACGTCGGCCGCGGGCGTGCTCGTCTACCCCGAACCCGAAGAGGTCGAGGAAGTCCAGATCGACGAATCGGATCTGCGCATCGACGTGTACCGGTCCTCGGGTAAGGGCGGCCAGGGCGTCAATACGACCGACTCGGCCGTGCGCATCACGCACCTGCCCACCGGCATCGTCGTCACGTGCCAGAACGAGCGCAGCCAGCTGCAGAACAAGGCACGCGCGCTGCAGGTGCTTGCCGCCCGGTTGCAGGCACTCGCTGAGGAGCAGGCGCAGGCCGACGCGTCGGCGGACCGGGCCAGCCAGATCCGCACCGTCGACCGCAGCGAGCGGATCCGCACCTACAACTACCCCGAGAACCGGATTGCCGATCACCGGATCAACTTCAAGGCGCACAACCTCGATCAGGTCCTCGACGGCGACCTCGATGCTCTGTTCGACGCGCTGGCCACCGCCGACAAGCAGTCCCGGCTTCAGCAAGCATGA
- the thrB gene encoding homoserine kinase, which translates to MTQTLPVGLTATAVVAASSANLGPGFDSLGLALSLYDEIVVEVTESGLVVEVEGEGAGQVPLDSSHLVVRAIEHGLQNTGFQVAGLKVICRNGIPHSRGLGSSAAAVVGGLAVVNGLVTQVGSEPLSDAELIQLASEFEGHPDNASAAVLGGAVVSWTEHEGVLPRYSAVPIQLHPDIHLFPAIPEERSSTAETRVLLPEHVSHTDARFNLSRAALLVVALTQRPDLLMEATEDVLHQPQRAAAIPRSAEYLRILRRCDVSAALSGAGPAVIALSTQSELPAKAVEYGIANGFTVSEMRVGEGVRWTSGVVART; encoded by the coding sequence GTGACGCAGACTCTGCCCGTCGGTCTGACGGCCACCGCCGTCGTTGCGGCCTCGAGCGCGAACTTGGGTCCGGGCTTTGACAGCCTCGGCCTGGCGTTGAGCCTGTACGACGAGATCGTCGTCGAAGTCACCGAATCCGGCCTCGTGGTCGAAGTCGAGGGCGAGGGCGCAGGGCAGGTCCCGCTGGACTCGTCGCATCTGGTCGTGCGCGCGATCGAGCACGGGCTGCAGAACACAGGGTTTCAGGTCGCCGGTCTTAAGGTCATCTGCCGCAACGGCATTCCGCATTCCCGAGGTCTCGGCTCGTCGGCCGCGGCCGTCGTCGGCGGCCTTGCCGTCGTCAACGGCCTTGTGACGCAGGTGGGTTCGGAGCCGCTGAGCGACGCCGAGTTGATCCAGCTGGCGAGTGAGTTCGAGGGTCATCCCGACAACGCGTCCGCGGCGGTGCTCGGTGGGGCAGTGGTGTCGTGGACCGAACACGAAGGCGTGTTGCCGCGCTACTCGGCGGTGCCGATCCAGCTGCATCCGGACATCCATCTGTTTCCCGCGATCCCCGAAGAGCGCTCCTCGACGGCCGAGACGCGGGTCCTGCTCCCGGAGCACGTCAGCCACACCGATGCCCGGTTCAATCTGAGCCGCGCCGCATTGCTGGTGGTGGCGCTGACGCAGCGCCCCGACCTGTTGATGGAGGCCACCGAAGACGTCTTGCACCAGCCGCAGCGAGCCGCCGCCATCCCCCGGTCCGCGGAATACCTGCGGATTCTCCGGCGTTGTGACGTTTCAGCGGCTCTGTCCGGAGCCGGACCTGCGGTTATCGCATTGAGTACGCAATCGGAGTTGCCGGCGAAAGCCGTTGAGTATGGCATCGCAAACGGGTTCACCGTCAGTGAGATGAGGGTCGGCGAGGGCGTGCGATGGACATCGGGCGTCGTTGCCCGGACTTGA
- the rho gene encoding transcription termination factor Rho: MTETDLITAGGNSDNDQLPSPVNSDISTPAAEEASNSTPTAETAPTASQEKDVASGNRAGSLSTMVLPELRALAKQIGVEGASGMRKSDLVAAIRERRGESNGTTPKAADAAPAEPAAESATASETTTESGEQTEQQRPRRERRGASRGSGAPSGSDQSAQGRQDAKPDADEQPAKQRDKSESDKSDSGRSDGDKSDGGDQQGGQQNRNNQNNQNNQNNDDDGEGRGGRRGRRFRDRRRRERGGEGGGGGDRDTELREDDVVQPVAGILDVLDNYAFVRTSGYLAGPNDVYVSMNMVRKNGLRRGDAVTGAVRVPKEGEGGGQNPRQKFNPLVRLDTVNGGPVEDAKNRDEFTKLTPLYPNQRLRLETTSEKLTTRLIDLIMPIGKGQRALIVSPPKAGKTTIMQDIANAITKNNPECHLMVVLVDERPEEVTDMQRSVKGEVIASTFDRPPSDHTQAAELAIERAKRLVEQGKDVVVLLDSITRLGRAYNNASPASGRILSGGVDSTALYPPKRFLGAARNIEFGGSLTIIATAMVETGSTGDTVIFEEFKGTGNAELKLDRKIAERRVFPAVDVNPSGTRKDELLLSADEFAIVHKLRRVLSGLDPHQAIDLLMSQLRKTKNNYEFLVQVSKTAPGSGDND; encoded by the coding sequence GTGACCGAAACGGACCTGATCACGGCTGGCGGTAACAGCGATAACGACCAGCTGCCGAGCCCCGTGAATTCAGACATCTCGACTCCCGCGGCCGAGGAAGCGTCCAACAGCACGCCCACCGCGGAAACCGCACCGACCGCCAGCCAAGAAAAAGACGTAGCGTCCGGCAACCGTGCAGGCTCACTATCGACGATGGTGCTGCCCGAACTGCGGGCACTGGCCAAGCAGATCGGCGTCGAGGGCGCCTCCGGAATGCGCAAGAGCGACTTGGTCGCCGCCATCCGTGAGCGTCGCGGCGAATCCAACGGCACGACCCCCAAGGCCGCCGACGCCGCCCCGGCAGAGCCCGCCGCCGAGTCGGCGACCGCTTCTGAGACGACGACGGAGTCCGGCGAGCAGACCGAGCAACAGCGCCCACGCCGTGAGCGTCGCGGGGCCTCCCGCGGATCGGGTGCCCCCAGCGGCTCCGACCAGTCCGCACAGGGCCGTCAGGATGCGAAGCCCGATGCCGACGAGCAGCCCGCCAAACAGCGCGACAAGTCCGAAAGCGACAAGTCCGACAGCGGTAGGTCTGACGGCGACAAGTCCGATGGCGGCGACCAGCAGGGCGGCCAGCAGAACCGCAACAACCAGAACAATCAGAACAACCAGAACAATGACGACGACGGCGAGGGCCGCGGGGGTCGCCGGGGTCGCCGGTTCCGTGACCGCAGGCGCCGTGAGCGTGGCGGTGAAGGTGGCGGCGGGGGAGACCGCGACACCGAGTTGCGCGAGGACGATGTCGTACAACCGGTTGCCGGCATCCTCGACGTGCTCGACAACTACGCGTTCGTCCGCACCTCGGGCTACCTGGCCGGCCCCAACGACGTGTACGTGTCCATGAACATGGTTCGCAAGAACGGTCTGCGCCGCGGCGACGCGGTGACCGGCGCCGTCCGCGTCCCCAAGGAGGGCGAAGGTGGCGGTCAGAATCCGCGGCAGAAGTTCAATCCGCTCGTGCGGTTGGACACGGTCAACGGTGGACCCGTTGAGGACGCCAAGAATCGCGACGAGTTCACCAAGCTGACCCCGCTGTACCCGAACCAGCGGCTGCGCCTGGAGACGACATCGGAGAAGCTGACGACCCGTCTGATCGACCTGATCATGCCGATCGGCAAGGGGCAGCGTGCTCTGATCGTGTCTCCGCCCAAGGCCGGTAAGACCACGATCATGCAGGACATCGCGAACGCGATCACCAAGAACAATCCGGAATGCCACCTGATGGTCGTGCTCGTCGACGAGCGTCCGGAAGAGGTCACCGACATGCAGCGTTCGGTCAAGGGTGAGGTCATCGCCTCGACCTTCGACCGCCCGCCGTCAGACCACACTCAGGCTGCCGAGCTCGCCATCGAGCGCGCCAAGCGACTCGTCGAGCAGGGCAAGGATGTCGTCGTGCTGCTCGACTCGATCACCCGACTGGGCCGCGCCTACAACAACGCGTCGCCGGCCTCGGGCCGGATCCTGTCCGGTGGTGTCGACTCGACCGCGCTGTATCCGCCCAAGCGGTTCCTCGGCGCGGCCCGCAACATCGAGTTCGGTGGTTCTCTCACGATCATCGCCACCGCCATGGTGGAGACCGGTTCGACCGGTGACACCGTGATCTTCGAGGAGTTCAAGGGCACCGGAAACGCCGAGCTCAAGCTGGACCGCAAGATCGCCGAGCGACGCGTGTTCCCGGCAGTCGACGTCAACCCGTCGGGCACCCGTAAGGACGAGCTGCTGCTCTCGGCTGACGAGTTCGCGATCGTGCACAAGCTGCGCCGCGTGCTCTCGGGCCTCGACCCGCACCAGGCCATCGACTTGCTGATGAGCCAGCTGCGCAAGACCAAGAACAACTACGAGTTCCTGGTTCAGGTCTCCAAGACGGCTCCGGGCTCCGGGGACAACGACTAG
- a CDS encoding TetR/AcrR family transcriptional regulator: MTTGTATKSVRDRLTDAAEICMRAKGIRATTVSEVAEVAGVSRGWLYRHFPDKVTLLGAAIVRLNEAYWSDAHAMLEQVEGLDRQMALGIRHARTAYDDPGALLMKLRMEEPEEFAACAGAGVQGLVPDLADFWSRYLVAARDRGEIHPDIDIAEASEWVARVMISLATVPGDTFDPENADAVLIHVRRYVMPGLKADPAV, from the coding sequence GTGACAACCGGCACTGCGACCAAGAGCGTTCGCGACCGACTGACCGACGCGGCGGAGATCTGCATGCGTGCGAAAGGGATCCGCGCGACCACGGTGTCCGAGGTGGCCGAGGTCGCCGGCGTATCCCGCGGCTGGTTGTACCGCCACTTCCCGGACAAGGTCACGCTGCTCGGCGCGGCGATCGTGCGGTTGAACGAAGCGTATTGGTCTGACGCGCACGCGATGCTGGAGCAGGTCGAGGGTCTGGACCGCCAGATGGCGCTGGGCATCAGGCACGCCCGCACCGCGTACGACGATCCGGGTGCGCTGCTGATGAAGCTGCGTATGGAGGAGCCCGAGGAATTCGCCGCTTGCGCGGGGGCAGGTGTCCAGGGACTGGTGCCCGACCTGGCGGATTTCTGGTCGCGCTACCTCGTCGCCGCCCGTGATCGTGGCGAGATCCATCCCGACATCGACATTGCCGAAGCATCGGAATGGGTGGCGCGCGTGATGATTTCGCTCGCGACCGTGCCGGGCGACACCTTCGATCCGGAGAACGCCGACGCGGTACTCATCCACGTGCGCCGCTACGTGATGCCCGGCCTGAAAGCCGACCCCGCCGTGTGA